The Melospiza georgiana isolate bMelGeo1 chromosome Z, bMelGeo1.pri, whole genome shotgun sequence genome contains a region encoding:
- the TMEM215 gene encoding transmembrane protein 215, whose translation MARTLRPDDINPRTGLVVALVSVFLVFGFMFTVSGIKGETLGDIPLLAIGPAICLPGIAAIALTRKTDGCTKCPENMRPCCKEVKDRDVLELLRTPSDLESGKGSCDELARKAYRKDRRGLRGEDTVFICTTSTTAAATAEGKSLTKKVEQEEMLKYLESCYPEMPENVFVGDGSTFSALEKKSTSPSRDSTPCPDIEDNIFVAPKDSIIVCSYKDNSPYDRYCCYINPTGVNSDQETIV comes from the coding sequence ATGGCGCGGACCCTGAGACCCGACGACATCAACCCCCGGACGGGGCTGGTGGTGGCTCTGGTCAGCGTCTTTCTGGTGTTCGGCTTCATGTTCACCGTGTCTGGCATCAAGGGAGAGACCCTGGGAGACATCCCGCTGCTGGCCATCGGGCCGGCCATCTGCCTGCCGGGCATCGCCGCCATCGCCCTCACCAGGAAGACCGACGGCTGCACCAAATGTCCCGAGAACATGCGTCCGTGCTGTAAGGAAGTCAAGGACCGGGATGTCTTGGAGCTGCTAAGGACCCCCTCCGACCTGGAGTCTGGCAAGGGAAGTTGTGACGAGCTGGCCAGGAAAGCTTACCGCAAGGACAGGAGAGGGCTGAGGGGAGAGGACACCGTGTTCATCTgcaccaccagcaccaccgcCGCTGCCACGGCAGAGGGCAAGAGCCTCACCAAAAaggtggagcaggaggagatgctGAAATACCTGGAGAGCTGTTACCCAGAGATGCCAGAGAACGTGTTCGTGGGAGATGGCTCCACGTTCAGTGCCTTGGAGAAGAAGAGCACTtctcccagcagggacagcactcCTTGCCCTGACATTGAGGACAACATTTTTGTGGCTCCTAAAGATAGTATCATTGTCTGCTCTTACAAGGATAACAGCCCTTATGACAGGTACTGCTGTTACATAAACCCCACTGGAGTCAATTCAGACCAAGAGACCATTGTGTGA